The sequence TAGCTGGATAAGAGTCCTACATGTATTGTTGTATTGGGGACAATGGCGAACATGCATTCTGTAGAATCAGGACGCTGTTGGTTCACACCTGGCTCCAGCTGGAGGGACAGATCAGCTAATTAGTAAAGATGGTCCAAGCTGATTAAGGTATCACAAACGTCAGATGATTATTTTCTGTCTCTCAGACCTTCAATGTAGGACGGCTGCAAAGGCACCAACGCTTCCCTTCTTTCTTCTCTCTGCctgcctttctctcactctttctttctctcactctctcttctttctttctttctttctttctttctctcacttgctcttctttctttctttctctcactctctcttctttctttctttatttctctcactatcactcttatttatttatttctgtctctctttcttatgGAGATAGAATACTGccatctgtccttctctctctccctttcacactctcactcccctctctccccatttttctctctcctctcctctcactcaatCCCTGTTTCCACACTCTTCACCTTAGTTTCAACCCCTTCCATTTGTCAAGGCAGTGGTGAGAGAGATAATCTGTTGCAGAGAAGGAAGTTGAGTTGAGTCTCAATAATACCTTAAAATCGTCTTGAGTCAATTTCTGTGCCCCTGTGGAAAttgaattagcataataaaaatatccccataaaaatctgtctaTTTAAGCtcgagatatctgtttttttttgcatgggctgcgtttatgacccctctatggaaaggtgagtctctcatgAATAcgtacatgtcggttgttttgctctaggacgcccacaagACTCGCCTGAAGATAGCCTGGTACCATGAATGAATGGAATTATATATTCAAGTAGTTTAGCCACTAAAAAAGCTATTAAATATGTGTcattcaaaaaaaaaaatcctgatcATTCgtgtatctctcagatataggatagacacttcaaaacaaacttcctttagaatTTTTTGGAGTGACTAACTGTTTTTCCTTGAattaatgtgttattcaatgtgtttctatggactaatagcagtaatgccaaattcaatgtttcatcaaaccattttTGTCTATATATTTTTATATCTAAAGGGGTCCTACAATTCTTAATCAAATacactcaacaaaaatataaatgtaacgtgcaacaatttcaaaaattttattgagttacaattcatataaggacatcagtcaattgaaataaattcgttaggccctaatctatggatttcagatgactgggaatacagatatgcatctgttggtcacagataccttgaaaaaaggtaggggcgtggatcagaaaaccagtcagtatctggtgtgaccaccatttgcctcatgcagcgcaagacatctctttcgcatagagttgatcaggctgttgattgtggcctgtggaatgttgtcccactcctcttcaatggctgtgcgaagttgctggatatatgctggaattggaacacgctgtcggggttcttgcattggaattatattgaattctgcttatatcATGCTATACCCCAATAAACACAAAGTTCAAATGCAGAGACTCCGAGACCATTAATTGAGTGCTTTTGAAGTGACAGGTTGGCGCAAAATCGCTGCTGCGCTgtatcagcacaatggacagcgCCCAATACACTAAAGCAAGGCCTTTGTGGTAATGGATATAGGCTGCAATTCACCTATTACAAACAGCCTATGTGAATGCACCTATACACACAGCTGTCTTACCAAAATAATGCAAACGCTGAAAGTAGTAGCCTAGTCATTCATGCATGCTAACAAAAATACTGAATAGCAGTTTGGCTTAGAAAACCAACACTACTGCAAATGCCAACGAATGAATGTGAACAGAACAAAACAGCGGTACCAAGTAGGCCTAGTAAACTACATGTTGATAAAGGCATGAAACAATTTATATTTaggctagttacattaacagtaaacaaacaCAGTAAACAAAAGGCAAATGGAGATCCAAATAACCAAAAcatagcctacagcctactacagtgagatgcagccatgCACAGCTGTCTTGCCAAACAAATGAAACATGGAAAACCATGCTGCTCATGAGTACAGCAACACCTTCTGATATGGAACAATACACTTCTGTTGATCAAATTCGACTCGCGTAATCAATTAAGCAATGTCAGCCTACCGTAAACACATTTCCAATACGTACAGTTCCATTTACAACCAAGAAAACCAATACGCTACCAAGAAAATCCTTATTTCTATGATGAAACATACCAATATGTTCTTGCATTTGATTTATATTGAATTCTGCTGCTGCTCATCGCTCTCCTCTCATTTTGGCTTTATTTGGGTACTTTGGAGAAGCCAGTTTCTGATATCCATCATGGCAGTGGCAGATTAGCTGGTGCGAGCTAGCTAATAGGCTAAGGCTTATAACACGAATGCTTTTTACAGCTAGGCAGAGTTATGTGAAGCAGCTTCAATGGTGAACTTGACCCCGACCTtataaatcaaaataaaatattaCAGATGGAAGcgtatcatgttattcacttagtctaccATGGATGAGAAGTGTTTTTTCCCGCTTTTTATGGAAACCCATAGGATTCTGCAGCACCCCAGTGTTTTTCCATAGCCCTCCTACACACACTGCAACGCActctgtccattgtgctgacacAGCACAGCAGAGATACAGATTTTGCAGCAACTTGTCACTcatcattatatatttttttgctgatTTTATATAGGGACATAAAACTACAACTGAGGGGGCACAAGTTTCTACTGAGCGGGCTAAGCCCCCTTTTTCCCCCTGTGGAGCCGGACCTGCATACATTCACTTTATAGTATCTCATTGACCACTCATTTGTAGCTGACTGAAAAAATGAcatctgcatgttttttttttttcttctttttatttatttatataaccaggcaagtcagttaagaacaaattcttatttacaatgacggcctacaccagccaaaccctagTAGTGCTATACACTATCATCTTTCATTTAAACTTCCCCCAACAATCTTTAACGCAGGCAAAGTTAAGCATTCTTCTCTTGCTACTACACTTCTACAGACAGACTGTGTCCCACAGGTAGAGAGGGTTGGGACGAGAATGTTATCCACTTTCCTCAAAGAGGATTACAGCCTCAGGCAGCTTAGCTTCATAAAGGGTGAGGgtaaggagagccctgttgtctCCAGCAGCCATCTGTCTGCCCAGTGTAGAGTTGAGAGGGGTTGCTCTCACTGAAGTGAAGAGGGAATTCAGAAACTCTTGGAGGACAGTGGAAGTTGATAAAAATGCTTCTTTATTGTTAAAACCAACACATTCTGGCCCTTAACCGGCATCAAGGTTGCTCTCACTCACATAAGAGCTAATGGAGGGGATGCTAGGAGTGGATGTGTTTCTTTACCCTGATGGACTGAGAATTGCTACACCAGAGGATATTAGGCAATGGGAGCTGGAGACCGCCAGCCAGGTGTCCAGCCAGGTGTCCCAGGAACCCCCCGTCCGACTCTTTGTGGCTCTTTTCCCATACAACCCTGCTGCGATGTCCCCAAACCCTGAGACCGCTGCGGAGGAGCTCCCTTTTGTGCCAGGACAGATCATCAAGGTAATGTACTGAGTAGTTTATCTGTACTGTAGAATATCAACCGTTGTGTAATAACTGTTTATACCAACCAATGATTGACAGTATATAAACAACTTATAAACTCCTTTTTAAATACTCCTCTTTAATATACCTTATGTAATGAGTTACCTCCCATTTTAAAGGGGTAGATATGATCAAACCAAGTTTGAACATGGCTGGGTTAATATGAGGAAGGCAGATTATAAACTATTATACAGTATTTTGGATTTTCTAGATGCTGGTGTTTCCTGTTTGTTCTCTGTTAATGCGTAGGCCTACATGATGTGCAAAAGTTGTGGTTTCCTCATTTCCTGTCATTATTTGTAACTGGTTGATGTTGAACCGATAACTTTCCACTCATGTTCCTTTCTTTCACACATGCACAGTAGATCTGTATCATTACCAAACAAATCTCCTGAAAACAAAATGGCtgactttgtctctgtctctgccaggTGTTTGGAGATAAAGACGATGATGGTTTCTACCACGGGgagtctggtggtctgtctggtgtcgTGCCTAGTAACATGGTATCTGAGATCCCAGTGGATGATGACTACCTTAAACATCAGCTCATGCAGCAGGGTTTCCTGCCCGTCGACCACACCTGTACAggtatctctttctctcactctcgctcacactctctttctctctcactctctctgaaatAATTTATATTAAAAATAATCTGAGATTTCTTCATGATGACAATTGAGATCTGGTGTGCGTcccaaaggcaccctattccctatatactgtagtgtacaacttttgaccagtgccctggtgccatttgagatgcaatcCTATGATCTAATCCTTCAACTCTTGACCTCTCTGTTTCCCATCAGATCCCAGTGAGGAGTCCAGCGTGCTAGATGACTTGGTCGTCCGCAGGATGGTGGCCATCTTTGAGTATGACCCTTGGGAAAGTTCTCCCAACATGGACAGCGACGTGAGTGTGGAACCTCCACATGGGTGTCCAAATCCACTTTAACTTTCTTATTTTGGTCTTT comes from Salmo salar chromosome ssa20, Ssal_v3.1, whole genome shotgun sequence and encodes:
- the LOC106581198 gene encoding RIMS-binding protein 2, producing MEGMLGVDVFLYPDGLRIATPEDIRQWELETASQVSSQVSQEPPVRLFVALFPYNPAAMSPNPETAAEELPFVPGQIIKVFGDKDDDGFYHGESGGLSGVVPSNMVSEIPVDDDYLKHQLMQQGFLPVDHTCTDPSEESSVLDDLVVRRMVAIFEYDPWESSPNMDSDAELAFRAGDIIYVFGDMDEDGFYYGDLHGLRGLVPSNYLEPLPWE